AAGCAAATGGTCAGTGGGAAATCCAAAGTTAAAGATCAAGTGGTGATCTGCACTGTGCAGCGATGGTGATCAAGTGGAGTTACGGTTAAATtgtagttttgtaatttttttgatttgtttttgttttaaattaaattttcatgtttttgatttacttttatgtgcagtttaaaaataattttttaaaaaataaaaaatattattttaatatatttttaaaaaatcaaaaaaaataatcttgtttgaacttgaaattgaGCGGCTGGTGTTAGGATGCATGGCCCTAAGAGTAATTTTCTTGTGTGTGCTTTATTCAACAATTCTGGGTAATCATCATCCAAAACTACAAAGATGAACACCGTACTTGTTTTATGATAAATTAACACAATTTATGTTTTAAGTGATCTCAGGTCAGCTACGATCACCTTGTTTTTTCTCCTACCCTAATTGATCACAGGATTTTTAGAATTacagaatttaaattttgactAATCTATTAAACTTGACATAAACTCAACCCAGCTCAAGCCCAACAGTCCTGGATCGGCATAGGGTCATAGCCGAGCCCCTTTAGTACTCCAGTATTAATGTAAACCGCAGCTGGACACTTGGCTGTTGGCTCGTTAGCCCCCCTCTCTTTCTTGCAATTCCTCGAAGAAATCTCAAGATCAGGTAATTTTCAAGCTCTTCCTCGTTCCACCTTTATTTCCTAAAACCTTAAACCTTTGTCTTCTGTGCTTATTTTTCCAATCACTCTTTTTTTGTAGCAAATATTTCAATGGCTTCCTCTAAAGAAACCGATAATAATCCAGACACTCCATCCTCGTAAGTACgcatatttttctcaaaaaaatatcattattgttTCCTTTGTTCACTTGAGCTCATTcagtttcttttattgttttttgggtttgaaaTTCTTAGGCCAAAGAAGATATATAAAGACCCAGATGATGGGAGGCAACGGTTTTTGTTGGAATTGGAGTTTGTTCAATGTCTTGCTAACCCCACTTACATCCATTGTAGGTTCATtaaatcctttttgttttttcatttgtcGTTAGCGTTCATATTTGTGGTTTGCAGTGGTTTTGAGAGTTTTCGTATCTTGTATTTTATCCAAAGTGAATAATTGTGGGGATTTGTTTCTAAAGTTTATGCTTTTGTTACGTCTCAAACTTAAATGGATTCGGATACTATTGTGTCCAATTTTAGACTTGTGTTATTTGCTCATTTTAATGCTGATTAAAATTAAGCTAACCTCGATGGATCATACTGGTGGATCATGCattgatcttttcttttcatgtcttgaatcaattaaaataGTGATTAGCGGAGAAGGAGATTGTTAGCTTGGTGTGTTGTTTTGTGTGTGAATGTGTCCCCTCCCGCTTACGTCTTTGTCTTTTAATGCTAGGAGACACCGGTGCTTACTAGTGTTTTTGCGTATTGTGAATCTTCTACTGATGTcgggcttttcttttctttctttttttccccttaatatGTAGATTTGGCTCAGAATCGTTATTTTGAAGATGAAGCATTTATTGGCTATTTAAAGTACCTACAGTACTGGCAACGTCCAGAGTACGTGAAATTTATAATGTGAGCAAATCTCCAAAAGTATTGATTTTATTGCTTTAGGATCTGTCTCTTCgataaactttaaatttgagATCAAGCGATTAACAAGTCTTTTGATGTATGTAGTGCAAcgttttcttttccctttctagcatttttttatttaccttttgATCAATGAACTCACCAAGTAGGATTTCTTCAGGTATCCTCATTGCTTATATTTTCTTGAACTTCTCCAAAATGCAAACTTCCGCAATGCAATGGCACATCCTGGCAACAAGGTTAGATTTG
The sequence above is drawn from the Populus alba chromosome 15, ASM523922v2, whole genome shotgun sequence genome and encodes:
- the LOC118036876 gene encoding mediator of RNA polymerase II transcription subunit 31 isoform X2, encoding MASSKETDNNPDTPSSPKKIYKDPDDGRQRFLLELEFVQCLANPTYIHYLAQNRYFEDEAFIGYLKYLQYWQRPEYPHCLYFLELLQNANFRNAMAHPGNKELAHRQQFFFWKNYRNNRLKHILPRPLPEPVTAPPAPAQPPVQPAPPVSAATLGMPAAPGAVPSPMPYGMPPGSAFGKIDIRSSGSDRRKRKKEV
- the LOC118036876 gene encoding mediator of RNA polymerase II transcription subunit 31 isoform X1, with the protein product MASSKETDNNPDTPSSPKKIYKDPDDGRQRFLLELEFVQCLANPTYIHYLAQNRYFEDEAFIGYLKYLQYWQRPEYVKFIMYPHCLYFLELLQNANFRNAMAHPGNKELAHRQQFFFWKNYRNNRLKHILPRPLPEPVTAPPAPAQPPVQPAPPVSAATLGMPAAPGAVPSPMPYGMPPGSAFGKIDIRSSGSDRRKRKKEV